CAGACATAACTCGAAAAAACGTAacttattcatttaaataaaacatgagGCGCAAAGTCgagttttttcaataaaattcatcggtttaattaatataaaataaacaacaataccAATAAAATAGATATTAGAATCAACAAGtcgatattttaatgaaagaaaaaaaacaaatgcaaACGTTTTAAAAGTCCCCTGCTGACGATAATCTTTAGCCGGCactttgaagttttaaaacgCTTGTTCACATAATTGTCGTCGATCACTAATAACTTAATCTCGACGAGCAGCTTTTACTCAGCAAAATCTttccaaacaatttgttttaattataaatggcGAACAATCTTCACCTTCAAAATGCCTCTACGACacaatggaaataattaaattgatttgttatAGGTTGacaaataacaatatttcaaattgttggctctctaatttaattaattaaaaatctctattATGTGCAACAAATTGCTGATTTGCCGAATTTCTAAAAAGTAatacattttgtaaattatttttcgcttgaCTTTGATATCTaacgtcgcgatctatccaattgTGTGcgaattaaaagataaatgtCCCTTCAggcgaaattaattatgattttcaatgaggagacagtgctcgcagcttgattagcatgcacaAACATTTGAGCcggttttctaaaaaaattaaaaggcaacatgagaaaattttagcgctctcctaatttttagataattttaaaggcacacatttttccaaatttttggtACAGTTCCACTTAAGAATTAAACCAATCACGgccctattttttatttaaaatagttcaggagaaaatacaaattccaTTATAAATGAAAGGTGCAACCTGGAGCCGTTCACTGAGATAGAAATAATCAACCTATTCAATCTGACCAGTGCATTCCTGGGCGTGCACCACATTGTCGCAAAACAGCAAATCCGCGAAGCAAAAAGCGAAAGGAAACCGCCTAACCAAAACACGCAAAAATGCggaattgtttgtttgtgttggTGCAAAGTACTTACATTCGAGAAAGCAGAAAATGGTCCTGCGGTGGCTGCTTGCTATCCCgtggcaaagaaaaaaaaccgGCACAAACACTGTCGTCGTCGGACTGTATAATCAATCACTGGATCGGGCAGAGAGCGAGCTGGACAGCAGCCACTGAGGAGAAACAACTTTTTGGGCCGGTGCAGAGAGGCAGACTGAGTGTGCCGCGAGAGAATCCGCCGCGCCGCCGCGAGTGTGGCACATTTTCTGCGGCccctcctctctctctctccgcgctCAGCAGCCTTCTCTCGCAGGTGCGCCTCTCGCACAATCTAGGCTACACAGATTTTCATTAATGCACATCACCTGCAGCGCAAAATTGTTGTGAGCTgcggccgctcgctcgctcactcgcaaTCAAAGATGGAGCCGTGCATGCTTGACCCGTGGAAAAACAATGTGCAGCTTTTTCCTCGTGATGAGCGCcaactcgatttttttttcgttatttcaccggcaatcaaaaaattttcactttctctGAACTCGGagcagagatttttttaacttttatggTGCGCTGTAAAGATAATTGTGCGGTGCTTCCACCGAATTCGGCCCTCTGAACTCTCGCTGCTGCttctattttttccttgtgtgctcgtaaaaatcaatatagatatagtgcaattttattgctctgctCCTGATACTTCATCTTAACTTCATTCCTTGCCAGCTTCataggttttattttcaaattaaaagcattcaagctggattttacaaaaaaaatatgtctttGACGAGGCATATATacacgaaataattttcctctgaAGTAATTTCATCATGTAGGTGGTAGGATTTCTCTCCTTTAAAATTACTTACCAAATATTCCAGGTAGTTCTTGCCTCTGTGGATGTTGTTTGGCAAAAGTAAaaccaattgaaaaaaagactGTCTAAGTTTTTTTCGGATATTCTGGAATGAACCACCATTTTCAAGAACTGTAAttgaggtaaaaaataaaatgaaaagccTATAAACCCATTCTTTCATGacaagttttcaaaaaatcgcgaacaaaaattgtaactagctttaattttaattttttaatctactaCAACGAcactcttttattatttttaatatttcgcgTTTTGCATAAGTGTTGCTTCAAGGTGCTTCAAGGTGGTCTTCgattaaatttgtaacaaatcgttccctatttttaatGAGTAACTGAAATGTTACAGTAAATTAAGCTTTACatgtcaacaaaaaatatgaaagtttTACACTGTTCACTATATAGCAAGAAATTAGTTCAGTGAGtcttttgtttgtgaaattcagCAACAGTTTAgctctacaatgtgcaatagGGAAATCAAGAACGAGGAACagtcaaatttcagattttgccgtatttctcgaaaaaattaaatcattttttcgctTGAGTTCTTTCCCTCTCGTCGTGATCTATCCAAAAGTGtgtgaaatttgagaaaaatgttgaggaaaattgtgaaataaatcgtgattttaaataagtgctcgccgcttgattagcatgaaaatcttttgagccgattttctcaaaaatttaaatggcaaccCTGTAagttttaattggtttttaatcttattttacCTATGTATTTATGTAGAACacacgattaatttttattccctaGGCTGGTGTTATGAAATCCAGGtgcattaaagaaaataaaatattctttaaatgaaattctaaCCTCGATACTCTCTTTCAGCGTCTTAATTATTGTCGCCCTTAATCATAGTCTCTAAAATGgaccatttaattaaaatgaaaatatctatAAAAAATTCCGACACCTGTGTCtgagtatttaaaattttctacacGATAATTACGAAAAATTACCTCTTCCCTgtaatttctattaaaataatttttatttatccatgatgagggtaaaaataaaggaaataaatcaCTCTTTATAACCGCGAGCAGCACCAAAGGGTTTATGTTcctaaattttgataattgataaaaaaattataattaaattacgattATTTTCTGAGCGTCCAATtctcaaatgagcacgaattatgcaattttaaaacttttttggaCCTTGTAAACCGCAGACAAATAAGTTATTCAGTGATAAATCCTTTGATCGGAgtgtgtaataaaatttagaccAATAAATCCCACACAAGTTGCCCTTTGCAGTGAGAAACGACCAGTTCCACCCATGAAGAAAGCAAAATTGCCGCCAAGGTACTTATTActcaatttgcataaaaagcaGTAGACGACAAATTATAAATCACCGCGCGCGGCTTACTATTTGCTCGCACACAACAAGCAGCTCGGCTTTGGATCGGGCACAAGCGGAGCAGGTAGGTATATTTTTACGACATGAAGTCATAAGAGTGAAACAGAGACCACTCTTGCTCTTTCTTACCTTGGTCTATTAATTAAGGCAGCGCGCAGACGGTTTGATTTATGGAAAAGTGTCACTCGCGCGTCCATCCATCCACCTGGCGATGCTGATGAATGGCTCCGATATTATACATGCGCCGCCGCCAAATTAATAACGAATCGATCAACGTAATTTGCGCTCATTAATTTCGACACATGTCAAAGTTCAAACAACGGCAACTGTGTCGCCTATAAGCTATGCTATGCGAGCATTagagaaatttataatatcgCAGACACACGATACACGCATATGGAGTGGGAATATTCAATTTCTACTCGCGCCGTGCAACAAGTTGCAACAGCACATCATTCCACGCAAGgagatgaaacaaaaaatgataatgcTGATCACGAGCCGCATACATGCTGATTCAACAGATTTcaggcgaaattaaatttgctattaTGGCTAGGTGACTAGggtttttttccaaatgtgAAATATACgacatattatttgttgcttcacAATCTTCTCAAACATATCCAGCTGGCTAATCAATTTAGCTTTTCATACCTCTGATTGACGATTCGAATCTGAAAATTCCTAGAAAAACCGGAGAATTCACATGCAACTCAAcccaaaatgataaatattacaaaacCAAGcccaaaaattgcattttatttagtaGTTTTTAAACAGGACGGCCACTCACTACGACAAAGAGAAATTCTTACTAAAATATGCTGCATAGGAGACAAAAACCGAGTCAATCGGTATGGGGTGTAAACGAGTCACGTTCGCCTCTTTAGAAAATATTCTTCTGTCAGTTCGCGTGCAGATGTGCTAGAGGCAGCTGGTGGGTATTTCAATTGGCTTGGAATTACAATCCtcaattaattatgtaattgcgcagatttttaaattgtatatcCTGGGCTGTTCaagcaaatggaaattttccaattccaacaatttcttttctttcttgacctttttaatgttttgcaTAAATCATATCCAGCAAGCACGGGAATgaaccagaaaaaataaatttgtctttcAATGCCAACTTCTTGACTAATACAGACTGTATCGGGTCTTAAGGCTCCTCCAGTGGGATAATTATTCTATTAAAAGCAAGGAAACGTtgctctaattgtaagaaccGCAGCCGACTAGGGAAGGTAGACTACCCGTTGAACAGAAGTGCAAGGCATTTTGCATACACTAAAAGTATTTCAAAAGTCCagacaactttttaattaaataaatggatgaaaaataaaaataatatccttaATTATGTTTATAACTAGCTGATACAAAATTCTCCTCATTTATAGCATTAGAGTTAAAATCTCCCAAAGCAGAATCGCCATAATCTGGAAtggcattttcattttatgtattttaatttaataaaaacgagCGAAATTGTGATTTCtcaattattaacaaaatggTTGTCACGCCCAAATCTCATTGTATGGGTTCTATAGAGACCCTAATAAAGAAtgcgattttgatttttttttagattttggaGATTTTGCACCTGGTTTGCAACTCACTACTGCGCACtataattgaatatttgtcACCTTGAAACCCCCTCAGTAATACATCATGGGACGTGAAGACGAGTCAAGCAGTGCGCAGTTTGTGCATTGGTGACTCAACCCGAAATTTAGTTAATATATTACTGCGACCTCCGATCTTATAACAGGTTTGTCACCAAGTCTCGACTTCTGAtcatcagatttacaaaaactgcacaccgttcgactcgtcatGACCTTCCCTAGTAATTTAAGGGTGTCAACCTTTTCAACCGCTATTCCACCCCataaaaatggagaaaaatgtACTTTTCGCAAGGTTAAACACAATTgggcgttttttttaaattttaaatcggttaaattcattttgaaaaatcatccCTCTTTCTCACTCCCTTTGAACGAGTGTGCTAGACCACAGCaagattagttttaaaatatggtCGTAAGCGACACATCAATTTTCTCCTTGTCAGCGTTATCAGGGGGACACTTTTATggtatttattgaaatatgacCCCCAACgagcctaaattaaaaattaaattatttattacaatgcCCTTAACTTTGATTCCGATTTTTACGTAAACATACATATAAGAAATTTTAGTAGCATTCAGTGCTCATTCGATGGACCGAGCTGGAGTACCGGgagtcaattaaataatttaatttctgttatTTTCCCTAGATGAACACACGTCACAGAAATatgagatataaaaattatcgagAATGGATCAGCTCTGCGCGGATTTACTCGATAAGGTTGGATGGCTataagtgaaatttaattaataaatagctaataataatttcatcctataaaattatatcaataattaaatttctctcgaAAAAGCTAATAATTATATACGATATACCGCATCGATACTGATTGAGTAAATCCACGCAATAGGCCTGCTATGTGGATGTTAAATGTTTGCCATGAGCAGTATCCCTCAGCCATCTAGCggcgaaattttgaattaactcagtaaataaataaacctcAACGTAGTTAACACGTGAGGTTTGCTGGGTTTGCTTTGCAACTCTGTAGGATTTTTTGCTGGATAATTCATAGTCAAAATGGTCcgaaaacttaaatttcacGAGCAAAAGCTGCTCAAAAAAGTTGATTTCATCAGTTGGGAAGAAACGAACAATGTGCACGAGGCGAAAATTATGAAACGCTTCCATATTCAAAAGAGGGACGAGTACGCAACGTaagttttgatatttatttccccctaaaaattacaatgaatgtgtaattattttcagatacAAAAAGCTGTCACGAGAAACGCGAGAGCTGGTGCGGAAAATCCAAGAGCTGGAGCAGAATGATCCGTTCCGGATTGAAAGTAGCAGCCAGGTCCTGGAAAAGCTGCACATGCTTGGTTTGATTCACACAAGAGACAGTCTTGAACATTGCAACAAGGTCACAGCGTCGTCTTTCTGCAAAAGACGCCTGCCTGTCGTGATGGTCAAGTCGAAGATGGCGGAGAACCTCAAATTGGCCACCAAGCTGGTGCAGCAGGGCCATGTCAGGGTCGGAACTGAGGTCGTCAAAGACCCTGCCTTCTTAGTCTCTAAGTGAGaatgaatttcattaatattttacattgcAGATCTGAAgaataaattaagcaaaaaaaaaactaaaatgaaaaaatgtactaTTATTTGGatgctttgtt
The nucleotide sequence above comes from Cloeon dipterum chromosome X, ieCloDipt1.1, whole genome shotgun sequence. Encoded proteins:
- the LOC135947481 gene encoding U3 small nucleolar ribonucleoprotein protein IMP3, with the protein product MVRKLKFHEQKLLKKVDFISWEETNNVHEAKIMKRFHIQKRDEYATYKKLSRETRELVRKIQELEQNDPFRIESSSQVLEKLHMLGLIHTRDSLEHCNKVTASSFCKRRLPVVMVKSKMAENLKLATKLVQQGHVRVGTEVVKDPAFLVSKNLEDFVTWVDTSAIRKHVMEYNGMRDDFDLYG